The genomic DNA CAAGAAACTTGCTTACGTGCTTGGCGCTCGTTAGACAGCTTGCAAGATGACAAGGCAGCCAAAGCCTGGCTAATCACCATTTTGCGCCGAGAGAATGCGAGGCGCTTCGAACGGAAGCAGTTTGACCATGTGGACATTGACGATGGCGAATGGGAAGACAAAACGCGACCCAGCGAAGAAGCGTCTATGGAACAACGCTGGCTACATCGGCAGATTGCCGCTTTGTCACCAGAATATCGTGAGCCCTTGGTCTTACAGGTGCTTGCTGGTTTTAGTGGCGACGAAATTGCCCAAATCTTGGATTTGAACAAAAACACAGTGATGACTCGCCTCTTTCGGGCTCGCGCTCAACTTAAAGAAGCACTGGATACCGCCGCAACCTCAGGAGGCCAACAGTATGGACGATCTTGAATTTCGCCGCCGCCTACTAGCAGACCCTTATGATACCGATCCTGAGTTGCAAGCCGCCAAGGCAGAGTCTGAACGTCACCAAAGCTATGCGGATGATATCGCCGAGTTGGACAGTAAAATTGACCAGGCGCTTCGCGTAGATGTGCCGGAAGACTTAGCCGATAAAATTTTGTTTTCGCAAACCACCGATGCTGAGCAACGAGTCAAACGTCCTCGCTGGCATCTCGCCATTGCCGCCTCGATTGCTTTTGTGTTTGGTATTGCACTCGGTCAGTTTAACTGGGGCAGTGCGACGCTCGACCTTAATCAAACAGCATTGGCACACTATTATCACGAGCATGCCTTTATAGAAGGCATTAACGAGGGTGCGACCATTGAGCAAGTCAATGCCAAACTGCAGCCGTTTGGCAAAGCTTTTAATGCGCTCCCCGGCCAGATTACTTACATCAACCATTGTAGTTTTGGTGAGCAACATGCCCTACACATGGTGATGGAGAGTGATGGGCAAGCCTATACGGTGTTTGTGGTCCCATCAGCCAGTCAGGCGCCCGCACAGAAGAGTGACGGCAAAATGCAAGCCGTCAGCCGACCCGTGCAATCGGCGAGCGTGATTGTGGTCGGCGAGGTAAAAAGCGCTGCTGCCCCCATTGCCGAGCAACTGCAACAACAACTCACCCCCAGAGCGATCTAACCACGCATTGTGCGCCCTCTCGACAGGCAGAGAGGGCGTATGCGGTGATTTTTTCCTTTCTCACCAATGCCCTTTTCGCCTAGCAATGTGTAACAGCTGTTCGCTGAGTTCATCTTTCGTCGATTAAATCCCCGCCAACACAACAGACAAAAACACTAATAATATGGGTTTTGTTGATTCATTATTTTGTTTTTACCCTTTTCAGTAGCGATAAATTGATTTACGCACGTGAGCTTTTACTCTAGGCGTCCCTTTATACAGCGAACAAGTAAGCAGATGAAAAATAATAAGATCGTTTATCTTGCCGTCGCCACCGCGCTCGGCTCTCTTTCTACGACCGCACACAGTGCCGGTTTCCAGCTCGCAGAAACCTCAGCAACCGGCCTGGGCCGTGCCTTTGCAGGGGAAGCGGCAATGGCGGATAACGCCAGTGCGCAATTTCGTAACCCTGCGCTACTAAGCTACCTTGCCGATACACAAGTATCAGCCGGTGGCATCTACGTTAACCCTAACGTTGATATTGATGGCGAAAACTCTCAGCACGGTCAAACCTCAACCAATGATGTTGCCCATGATGCCGTGATCCCTAATTTCTATTTTTCCCATCAAATCGACGATCGCTTTACCGCTGGCCTCGCTCTCGCGACCAACTTTGGCATGGAAACCGATTTAGGCGACGATTTTACCGGTACCCAGTTTGGTAACGAAGCGGCAGTGACCACCTTTGAAATCAACCCTAATATCGCTTGGAAAGCCACCGAGCAATTACGCCTGGGCGCCGGTATCCGCTATGTGTTGGGGGAAGGCAGTATTGGGGCGAAAAGTAGTAAAGGTGCTCAACTACCTAAAAACGCAGGCCCACTTGCCGGCAGTCCTGTTCCTGAGCACAGCACTCTGAAGTATATGGAAGGCGATGATCGTGCCTGGGGTTGGCAATTGGGTGCCGTGTACGACATCAATGACAAGCACCGGGTCGGCGTTAACTATCGCTCCGAAGTTGATCTGACACTTGAGGGGCATGCAGAAGGTCTAACTTACAACCTAGCAGCAATTCAAAAAGGTCAACTTGCTGGAGCAGATTATCTGAGTAGCAACCACTATTCAGGCAGTATGGATCTCACCCTCCCCGCTACCGCCGAGTTCTCTTCGTTGCATCAGCTGACTGAGCAGTGGGCGGTACACACCAGCATTAACTGGACCGAGTGGAGCAGCTTTGACAAACTCGAGGCGGACATCCCCTCCCTTTCTAGCGATCCAAAGATGGTGAAAGTAGAGAATTGGGAAGATAACTATCGCTTTGCCATCGGCACCACTTATCAGTGGGATCAGAAACTGACGTTGCGCTCAGGCGTTGCCTACGATACCTCGGCAGTGAGCGATAAAAACCGCACCCTGACCATCCCAGAGACTGACCGTACCTGGTTAAGCGTGGGTGCCGGCTATGACGTAACACCTAAGCTCACCCTGGATGCTGCCTTTACCTATGTCTTTGCCAAAGATGCCCCGGTGAAAGAGCCGCGTGATGGTATTGAGTCCGACCAGTCAGGCTCAGCGTTTGGTGGTAACTTTGAAGGCGAAACCACCGGTAATGTGTGGTTAGTCGGCGTACAAGCCAGCTACCGCTTCTAAACGCTCAGGTCTTCAAACAAAAACACCACGGCCTAAGCCGTGGTGTTTTTTTATCGTGTTTTACCTAACTCGCTTACGCTGATTTACGGTGCGGCATCAATATCATCGATAAAATCATCGAGAAACTCATCATCCAAGGCAGGTTGTTGCTCCAATGCCTCATCGCCTTTGGCGCGATAGCGGCGGTTTTGCAGGTAAGCCTCACGGGCAAACGCGTAAGGGTCCGGTGAGTTATCTAATTGCGACTCCTGAGACACTAACGCAGCGCGCGACTCCATCCCATCAAACATCCATTTTAAAACCGACTGCGGCAGGGTGAGTAACGCCAGCGGCGGATACAAACCATCAACGACTTCGCCCGCGCCTTCTCGTACCGAGGTGGGGCCATAACCGGGCAGCATAATATACGCGCCCGTACCCACATCATAGTGTCCGATCGCATCACCGAATTCGCGCTGGTCATACTTTTGAATATCAGCGGCGGACGCAATATCAATCAAGCCACCCAAGCCAAACAAGGTATTTATCCAAAAGCGGTTAAAATGGGTCGCGGCTTTCTCGCCTTCCAGCATGATTAAACTATTCAAAAAGCTGGCTGGCTCTTCAAGGTTGCCCAAAAAGTTAGAAATCCCAGTGCGCACGGGGCTCGGTACATAATCGACATACGCAATCGAGACAGGGCGTGCCACATAGGGATCCAAATAATCGTAGTTGACCGTCCACATCGCACGGTTAAAGCCCTCTAACGGGTCTTCAGGGTGCGGCTCTGCACCTGGCGGACGTGATACACAACCGGTTAATAGGCCGAGTACCGCCGCCATCAAACACAGACGTTTCCACATCAAATGGCATTCCTCTACACAATGAAAGGCTGGGGATGCCCAGCCTTGCTAACAATGATGACTATTCTGGCTTGGTTATTGTTGTTTGTCG from Salinivibrio kushneri includes the following:
- a CDS encoding sigma-70 family RNA polymerase sigma factor: MDKGSTGMTRQARYEALVRAWHRDLYRYAYWLAKDPHIAEDLVQETCLRAWRSLDSLQDDKAAKAWLITILRRENARRFERKQFDHVDIDDGEWEDKTRPSEEASMEQRWLHRQIAALSPEYREPLVLQVLAGFSGDEIAQILDLNKNTVMTRLFRARAQLKEALDTAATSGGQQYGRS
- a CDS encoding outer membrane protein transport protein gives rise to the protein MKNNKIVYLAVATALGSLSTTAHSAGFQLAETSATGLGRAFAGEAAMADNASAQFRNPALLSYLADTQVSAGGIYVNPNVDIDGENSQHGQTSTNDVAHDAVIPNFYFSHQIDDRFTAGLALATNFGMETDLGDDFTGTQFGNEAAVTTFEINPNIAWKATEQLRLGAGIRYVLGEGSIGAKSSKGAQLPKNAGPLAGSPVPEHSTLKYMEGDDRAWGWQLGAVYDINDKHRVGVNYRSEVDLTLEGHAEGLTYNLAAIQKGQLAGADYLSSNHYSGSMDLTLPATAEFSSLHQLTEQWAVHTSINWTEWSSFDKLEADIPSLSSDPKMVKVENWEDNYRFAIGTTYQWDQKLTLRSGVAYDTSAVSDKNRTLTIPETDRTWLSVGAGYDVTPKLTLDAAFTYVFAKDAPVKEPRDGIESDQSGSAFGGNFEGETTGNVWLVGVQASYRF
- a CDS encoding VacJ family lipoprotein, encoding MWKRLCLMAAVLGLLTGCVSRPPGAEPHPEDPLEGFNRAMWTVNYDYLDPYVARPVSIAYVDYVPSPVRTGISNFLGNLEEPASFLNSLIMLEGEKAATHFNRFWINTLFGLGGLIDIASAADIQKYDQREFGDAIGHYDVGTGAYIMLPGYGPTSVREGAGEVVDGLYPPLALLTLPQSVLKWMFDGMESRAALVSQESQLDNSPDPYAFAREAYLQNRRYRAKGDEALEQQPALDDEFLDDFIDDIDAAP
- a CDS encoding DUF3379 family protein, which encodes MDDLEFRRRLLADPYDTDPELQAAKAESERHQSYADDIAELDSKIDQALRVDVPEDLADKILFSQTTDAEQRVKRPRWHLAIAASIAFVFGIALGQFNWGSATLDLNQTALAHYYHEHAFIEGINEGATIEQVNAKLQPFGKAFNALPGQITYINHCSFGEQHALHMVMESDGQAYTVFVVPSASQAPAQKSDGKMQAVSRPVQSASVIVVGEVKSAAAPIAEQLQQQLTPRAI